The following proteins come from a genomic window of Trifolium pratense cultivar HEN17-A07 linkage group LG4, ARS_RC_1.1, whole genome shotgun sequence:
- the LOC123882288 gene encoding 60S ribosomal protein L18a-2, protein MVGYKFHQYQIVGRALPTEKDEHPKIYRMKLWATNEVRAKSKYWYFLRKIKKVKKSNGQVLAINEIFEKNPTKIKNFGIWLRYQSRTGYHNMYKEYRDTTLNGAVETMYNEMASRHRVRFPCIQIIKTATIPANLCKRESTKQFHNSKIKFPLVFKKIRPPTRSLKTTYKANKPNLFM, encoded by the exons ATGGTCGGCTATAAG TTTCACCAGTATCAAATTGTTGGAAGAGCTCTTCCTACTGAAAAAGATGAACATCCGAAGATTTATCGCATGAAACTTTGGGCAACCAATGAAGTTCGTGCCAAATCTAAGTACTG GTATTTCTTGAGGAAGATTAAGAAGGTTAAGAAAAGCAATGGACAAGTTTTGGCTATCAATGAG ATCTTTGAGAAGAACCCCAccaaaattaagaactttggaaTTTGGTTGAGATACCAGAGTCGTACTGGTTATCACAACATGTACAAGGAATACCGTGATACTACTCTCAATGGTGCTGTGGAGACAATGTACAACGAAATGGCGTCTCGTCATAGGGTCAGGTTTCCATGCATCCAAATCATTAAGACCGCCACCATCCCAGCCAATCTTTGCAAGAGGGAGAGCACTAAGCAGTTCCACAATTCCAAAATCAAGTTCCCCTTGGTGTTCAAGAAGATTAGGCCACCAACTAGGAGCCTGAAAACAACATACAAAGCAAACAAGCCCAACCTGTTTATGTGA
- the LOC123882287 gene encoding aspartyl protease family protein 2-like, translating into MVVKVFSFFILLVLCSFAVEAISDNHHHNHNYDSLKKNGSSLAAIKFPEHPSFNVVSSSEDTDCSFSNSDKFVTTMKSGEESEDFVASNPHNQSVKFDLKHISMNNEIEPKKSVIDYTVRDLTRIQTLHTRVIEKKNQNTISRLQKKQTNSKQSYKPAVAPVASSPEYSPSGYSSQLVATLESGVSLGSGEYFMDVFIGTPPKHYSLILDTGSDLNWIQCVPCIACFEQSGPYYDPKESSSFENITCNDPRCKLVSSPDPPKPCKDENQTCPYFYWYGDSSNTTGDFALETFTVNLTTPNGKSELKHVENVMFGCGHWNRGLFHGAAGLLGLGRGPLSFASQLQSYYGHSFSYCLVDRNSDSSVSSKLIFGEDKELLSHPNLNFTSFVGGEENSVDTFYYVGIKSIMVDAEVLKIPEETWHLSEEGSGGTIIDSGTTLTYFAEPAYEIIKEAFMKKIKGYEVVEGFPPLKPCYNVSGIEKMELPDFGILFSDGAMWDFPVENYFIQIEPDVVCLAILGTPKSALSIIGNYQQQNFHILYDMKKSRLGYAPMKCADV; encoded by the coding sequence ATGGTTGTGAaggttttttcattttttattcttcttgtGTTATGCTCTTTTGCTGTTGAAGCAATTTCTgataatcatcatcataatcacaATTACGATAGTCTCAAGAAAAATGGATCTTCACTTGCTGCAATAAAATTTCCTGAACATCCAAGTTTCAATGTTGTTTCTTCTTCTGAGGACACTGATTGTAGTTTCTCAAATTCAGACAAATTTGTAACTACTATGAAATCAGGTGAAGAAAGTGAGGATTTTGTAGCTTCAAATCCACACAATCAATCTGTGAAGTTTGATTTGAAACACATatcaatgaacaatgaaatTGAGCCAAAAAAATCTGTGATTGATTACACAGTAAGAGATTTGACAAGAATTCAAACTCTTCACACAAGGGTCATTGAAAAGAAGAATCAAAACACAATTTCAAGACtacaaaagaaacaaacaaattcaaagcAATCCTACAAGCCAGCAGTTGCTCCGGTTGCGTCGTCGCCGGAATATTCGCCAAGTGGTTATTCAAGTCAACTTGTGGCAACTTTGGAATCAGGAGTAAGTCTTGGCTCTGGTGAGTATTTTATGGATGTGTTTATAGGTACACCACCTAAGCATTATTCTTTAATACTTGATACTGGTAGTGACCTTAATTGGATTCAATGTGTTCCTTGCATTGCTTGTTTTGAACAAAGTGGTCCTTATTATGATCCTAAAGAATCTAGTTCTTTTGAGAATATAACATGTAATGATCCTAGGTGTAAACTAGTTTCATCACCAGATCCACCTAAGCCATGTAAAGATGAGAATCAAACATGTCCTTACTTTTATTGGTATGGTGATAGTTCTAATACAACAGGTGATTTTGCATTGGAAACTTTTACTGTTAATCTTACAACTCCTAATGGAAAATCAGAACTTAAACATGTTGAAAATGTTATGTTTGGTTGTGGTCATTGGAATAGAGGACTATTTCACGGTGCGGCCGGTTTGTTAGGATTAGGAAGAGGACCATTATCATTTGCTTCACAACTTCAATCTTATTATGGTCATTCATTTTCATATTGTCTTGTGGATAGAAATAGTGACTCAAGTGTTAGTAGTAAGTTGATTTTCGGCGAAGATAAAGAGCTTCTTAGTCatcctaatttgaatttcaCTTCTTTTGTTGGTGGTGAAGAGAATTCAGTTGATACATTTTACTATGTTGGTATAAAATCTATTATGGTTGATGCTGAAGTGTTGAAGATACCAGAAGAAACTTGGCATTTATCAGAAGAAGGTTCTGGTGGTACAATAATTGATTCTGGTACAACTTTAACTTATTTTGCTGAACCTGCTTATGAGATTATTAAAGAAGCTTTTATGAAAAAGATTAAGGGATATGAAGTTGTTGAAGGTTTTCCACCTCTTAAGCCATGTTATAATGTATCAGGAATTGAGAAAATGGAGCTACCTGATTTTGGAATTTTGTTTTCTGATGGAGCAATGTGGGATTTTCCAGTAGAGAATTACTTTATACAGATTGAACCTGATGTTGTTTGTTTGGCTATTTTGGGGACTCCTAAGTCTGCACTTTCAATTATTGGAAATTATCAGCAGcaaaattttcatatactttatgATATGAAGAAATCTAGACTTGGTTATGCACCAATGAAATGTGCTGatgtttaa